The following are encoded in a window of Rhodothermia bacterium genomic DNA:
- a CDS encoding transposase produces the protein MENRKKSSARITIEHVIGFLKRFRVLSEKLRRMKRETAEMILEICAGLCNLKLKNSKHKFCTQT, from the coding sequence ATAGAAAATCGGAAGAAGAGTTCTGCAAGAATCACAATCGAGCATGTAATTGGCTTTTTAAAACGATTCCGAGTATTGTCTGAAAAACTTAGACGTATGAAAAGAGAGACTGCTGAAATGATACTGGAAATTTGTGCAGGATTATGCAATTTAAAGCTCAAAAATTCAAAACATAAATTTTGCACCCAAACTTAA
- a CDS encoding FHA domain-containing protein gives MRKEVLTIWLFLFLMGQVAAQPISEFRIRQAIVDWPEVQVFFDTNTQTATSGRVFASLGNQKLTPTALQSAQNVPLGITVILDPNIRNASKNLERIRSELLSWVNVLPSQDRFRLWIVGDSSDTTKSFSNNRDRLTDQIQAIVPLPHPANLYQLIEQSLAIRQQKEEGLPARQILVVISDGRDDSKPAVSHEGLIRSLAIDRIPIFIWGLSGGSLKGLTQLSELAKFSGGDFISTDVERGVEPLSVIKNRIMSGKVGIFLCPGCTPNGQVVRLNLQYQIGQNTLSDGLDVRLTQLRKSDLPNWLMRMTAYLEVFKWWILGFAVIISLVLFVFWVQLMGKNQYTKEPDTRTPHTDLTHLVPIAPNMSPAIPPSIDPMHAVVLTFTVIEGPIQGAAAVISLSESKTFGRSTLELPFLAADKSISTVHFSLTPMPNGGMLISDEGSTNKTYVNGVSIQKSFHLHPDDVIRVGKTVFRIHF, from the coding sequence ATGAGAAAAGAAGTCTTGACCATATGGCTTTTTCTCTTTTTGATGGGGCAGGTAGCTGCACAGCCAATCTCGGAATTTAGGATTCGTCAGGCGATAGTAGATTGGCCGGAAGTACAAGTCTTTTTTGATACCAATACTCAAACGGCTACTTCAGGACGTGTATTCGCCAGTTTAGGCAACCAAAAATTAACCCCAACGGCTTTACAGTCGGCACAAAATGTGCCACTTGGGATTACGGTAATTTTAGACCCCAACATTCGTAATGCTTCAAAGAACCTCGAACGCATTCGGAGTGAACTCCTGAGTTGGGTGAATGTACTTCCTTCGCAAGACCGATTTCGGTTGTGGATTGTGGGGGATTCGAGCGATACGACAAAATCGTTTTCTAACAATCGTGACCGTCTAACGGATCAAATTCAAGCGATTGTGCCGCTTCCCCATCCGGCCAATTTGTACCAATTAATAGAGCAATCTTTGGCAATTCGGCAACAAAAAGAAGAAGGCTTACCTGCAAGGCAAATTTTGGTTGTGATTTCCGATGGGCGCGATGACTCCAAGCCCGCCGTTTCTCACGAGGGCTTAATCCGGTCTTTGGCTATTGATCGGATTCCGATTTTTATTTGGGGGTTATCGGGTGGGTCACTTAAAGGGCTAACGCAACTCTCCGAACTGGCGAAATTCTCTGGCGGCGACTTTATTTCTACAGACGTTGAGCGAGGTGTTGAGCCGCTTTCTGTGATAAAAAACCGCATCATGTCGGGGAAAGTAGGAATTTTTCTATGTCCGGGCTGTACCCCCAATGGCCAAGTGGTTCGGCTAAATTTACAGTATCAAATAGGTCAGAATACGTTATCCGATGGTTTGGATGTGCGATTGACGCAACTTCGGAAATCCGATTTGCCTAATTGGCTGATGAGAATGACGGCCTATCTTGAAGTGTTTAAATGGTGGATTTTGGGCTTTGCAGTCATCATCTCGTTGGTTTTGTTTGTATTTTGGGTTCAACTGATGGGCAAAAACCAGTACACAAAGGAGCCAGATACGCGAACACCGCATACGGACTTGACCCACTTGGTTCCTATAGCGCCCAATATGTCGCCCGCTATACCACCATCCATAGATCCCATGCACGCGGTCGTACTTACCTTCACCGTCATCGAAGGGCCGATACAAGGGGCTGCAGCTGTCATAAGCTTATCGGAGTCTAAAACCTTTGGTCGTTCTACGCTGGAATTGCCGTTTTTAGCTGCCGATAAAAGTATTTCTACCGTACATTTTTCCCTTACGCCCATGCCCAATGGCGGTATGTTGATATCGGATGAAGGTTCTACCAATAAGACCTATGTGAATGGTGTTTCGATCCAAAAATCCTTTCATTTACATCCAGATGATGTGATCCGTGTGGGGAAAACGGTTTTTCGGATACACTTTTAA
- a CDS encoding FHA domain-containing protein: MQRCANGHYYDPTKHSTCPACGVDLDLGPNFTRPNPSPMAAVTPPVPLGDVGGTRRMGSNPNLPVTPAPPPIPVTPPVGLQQPGRTVALYQGQKVGIEPVVGWLVCIAGPDRGRDYRIRPERNFIGRSKSQHICIESDEAISREKHAILTFNPKKRSFKIQPGESAGMVYVNDEDLDAPKELQMFDEIEIGRTKLRFVPLCGPDFMWEELDESQAGFTG; the protein is encoded by the coding sequence ATGCAGCGTTGTGCAAATGGTCATTATTACGACCCAACCAAACATTCTACGTGCCCCGCATGTGGAGTTGATCTCGATCTTGGCCCAAATTTTACGCGGCCTAATCCTTCACCTATGGCTGCCGTAACGCCTCCCGTGCCTTTAGGAGATGTTGGGGGAACCCGCAGAATGGGGAGCAATCCAAATCTTCCCGTTACACCTGCTCCACCTCCAATTCCAGTTACGCCACCCGTGGGACTGCAACAGCCCGGAAGAACGGTTGCGCTTTACCAAGGCCAAAAAGTCGGGATTGAGCCTGTGGTGGGCTGGCTTGTTTGTATCGCTGGGCCAGATCGTGGCCGAGACTACCGCATCCGACCAGAACGGAATTTCATCGGGAGGTCCAAAAGTCAGCACATCTGTATTGAGTCTGACGAGGCGATTTCGCGGGAGAAACATGCCATTCTAACGTTTAATCCGAAAAAGCGCTCTTTTAAGATACAGCCCGGAGAAAGTGCAGGCATGGTTTATGTGAACGACGAAGATTTGGATGCGCCCAAAGAGTTGCAGATGTTTGATGAGATTGAAATCGGTCGGACGAAATTGCGGTTTGTTCCACTTTGTGGACCAGATTTTATGTGGGAAGAATTGGACGAATCGCAAGCAGGCTTCACAGGATAA
- a CDS encoding serine/threonine-protein phosphatase has translation MQLFPQNAQHIGQREQQQDAFGFSDVKDEHLVKEFGALVVVADGMGGMAMGQEASNLAKQVVLQTFAQQQVDDTPADVLLRATHAANEAVYQMAHAAGLAHLAGTTLVAAIIKDDALYWVSVGDSRIFLYRRQEIAPLNIEHVYSRVLHQQVKAGILTIDQAALNPEKNALTSFIGMANLVEIDRNIRPFPLKEGDVVALCSDGLHGTLSDHEIADVLYLQPDDAAEHLVQLTLDRNEPHQDNVTVAMIRFGEKSVTNAPKNISGSPVTQNTSPRKRQTWWIGGVLAALLLAVGAWWWLSGPPAEYVYAGKRPGATLSDLRGQFLTVGTLTEGTVTWKNTPEEVEINLGGLNKTITRNLELTGIVRSVENRLDHLVFQNRQKDSLFIFYVASNTIQWMELAGKVAELESLGYFFIDPTITDQKVLADIPESGKLMRPDRDFMPKQTNWVRYVKTATDAKILLAHMLQKSSPDSLVRDGKLWTQKIRLNETIAGRFKEFKNTIRDDRRFIHKVLSQNENWNIEGIVFSDVKQGFLVLIAHDLKLSESYLIGSQYGQPDGMKLPAVAFLRPDQVSITFEKPETKLFNVRLQTGEWAIN, from the coding sequence ATGCAATTATTTCCACAAAATGCGCAGCACATTGGTCAGCGCGAACAACAGCAAGATGCGTTCGGATTTTCCGACGTTAAAGACGAGCATTTGGTAAAAGAATTTGGCGCACTGGTAGTGGTGGCAGATGGAATGGGCGGAATGGCAATGGGGCAGGAAGCCAGTAACTTGGCCAAACAGGTGGTTTTACAAACGTTTGCACAGCAACAAGTTGATGATACGCCAGCAGATGTTTTATTGCGGGCAACTCATGCCGCTAATGAAGCGGTGTATCAAATGGCTCATGCTGCGGGACTTGCCCATTTGGCTGGGACAACACTTGTAGCGGCCATCATCAAAGACGATGCGCTCTACTGGGTCTCGGTGGGAGATAGCCGGATTTTTTTGTATCGGAGACAAGAAATTGCGCCTCTAAACATTGAGCATGTGTATTCAAGGGTACTGCATCAACAAGTCAAAGCGGGGATTCTAACCATTGACCAAGCTGCATTAAATCCCGAAAAAAACGCCCTCACCAGTTTTATTGGTATGGCCAACTTGGTTGAAATTGATCGAAATATACGCCCCTTTCCATTAAAAGAAGGTGATGTTGTGGCGTTGTGTTCAGATGGCTTACATGGCACATTAAGCGATCACGAAATTGCTGATGTGCTTTATTTACAACCAGATGACGCCGCCGAACATTTGGTGCAGCTGACCTTAGACCGGAATGAACCACATCAGGATAACGTCACGGTGGCAATGATTCGTTTTGGTGAAAAGTCCGTCACCAATGCCCCTAAAAACATCAGCGGGTCGCCAGTAACCCAAAATACATCACCTCGTAAGCGCCAAACTTGGTGGATAGGCGGCGTTCTTGCAGCCCTCTTGTTGGCGGTAGGGGCTTGGTGGTGGCTTAGTGGGCCTCCGGCAGAATACGTTTATGCGGGTAAACGCCCCGGAGCCACACTTTCCGACTTGCGAGGGCAGTTTCTTACAGTTGGAACATTGACAGAAGGTACGGTTACATGGAAAAATACGCCGGAGGAAGTAGAAATCAATTTGGGTGGCTTAAACAAAACCATCACAAGGAACTTGGAACTAACGGGCATCGTCCGGTCTGTCGAAAATAGGTTAGACCATTTGGTTTTTCAAAATAGGCAAAAGGACAGTTTATTCATCTTCTATGTGGCGTCTAATACGATCCAATGGATGGAGTTGGCCGGTAAAGTGGCCGAATTGGAGTCTTTGGGCTACTTTTTTATTGATCCAACCATTACGGATCAAAAGGTGTTGGCAGATATTCCAGAATCTGGAAAGCTAATGCGCCCAGACCGCGACTTTATGCCAAAGCAAACCAATTGGGTGCGCTACGTTAAAACTGCGACGGATGCCAAAATTCTACTTGCGCATATGCTACAAAAATCGTCTCCTGATTCTTTGGTCAGAGATGGCAAATTATGGACGCAAAAAATCCGACTGAATGAAACCATTGCAGGACGTTTTAAGGAATTTAAAAATACCATACGTGATGACCGCCGATTTATCCACAAAGTCTTGAGTCAAAACGAAAATTGGAACATCGAGGGAATTGTCTTTAGTGATGTGAAGCAGGGCTTTCTTGTGTTAATTGCACATGACCTAAAGCTTTCGGAAAGCTATTTGATTGGCTCGCAGTACGGGCAGCCTGATGGCATGAAATTGCCCGCCGTTGCTTTTTTACGTCCAGACCAAGTTTCCATTACCTTTGAAAAGCCAGAGACGAAACTGTTTAATGTTCGTTTACAAACGGGTGAATGGGCCATAAACTGA
- a CDS encoding FHA domain-containing protein — MTLELITLGVMILGGAVVGFAIRGIRLFLNTGDIREERSGKALEGQEKPQAQVGNVSEKGDALSNKEVEPSRPVMEPPALPQNPIQKESPRQPEEGIWLAKIDPTLVIPKAGVQVLDALLTPPDLIPEAPNFLKNKVILKCTKGEYVYQSIEIPEEGVMVGRDPAFANLVLHDGQISGRHCLFRIQAQISAATLHIEDCNSLNGTQIRFFGGGDHWEAVKGMREIPISRVQGMEVQLAGGVCVFETQVTSV, encoded by the coding sequence ATGACGTTAGAACTGATCACCTTAGGGGTTATGATTTTAGGCGGGGCGGTTGTTGGATTTGCCATTCGTGGAATACGTTTGTTCCTCAATACGGGAGATATCCGCGAGGAACGTAGCGGAAAAGCCTTAGAAGGGCAAGAAAAACCTCAAGCGCAAGTAGGAAACGTATCGGAAAAGGGAGATGCGCTTTCCAATAAAGAAGTCGAGCCATCACGACCGGTAATGGAGCCACCGGCATTGCCCCAAAACCCTATACAGAAAGAATCACCACGTCAACCCGAAGAGGGCATCTGGTTGGCCAAAATTGATCCTACTTTAGTCATTCCCAAAGCAGGCGTTCAAGTTCTTGATGCCTTGCTCACACCGCCCGATTTGATCCCCGAAGCTCCGAATTTCCTTAAAAATAAGGTAATTTTAAAATGCACGAAGGGCGAATACGTGTATCAATCTATCGAAATACCAGAAGAAGGGGTGATGGTGGGGCGAGATCCGGCATTTGCAAACCTTGTTTTACATGACGGACAGATTTCGGGGAGGCATTGCCTTTTCCGTATTCAGGCACAAATTAGCGCCGCCACTTTACATATAGAGGATTGTAATTCTCTAAATGGCACGCAAATTCGGTTTTTTGGTGGTGGAGACCATTGGGAGGCGGTGAAAGGCATGCGGGAAATCCCGATTTCCCGTGTTCAAGGCATGGAAGTCCAACTTGCTGGTGGCGTTTGCGTCTTTGAAACCCAAGTGACCTCAGTATGA
- a CDS encoding FHA domain-containing protein: protein MRERRFTIGRGSSCDIVLADATVSRLHATLTLLEGGRLLLTDCHSANGTKVFLKGSPVKITHELVLPGDSVQFGDIVWEVNDMLKALWLKNPTFDPANYSHPSELLREGYNPTQLKGVLSVCKACFYLKPKGETCPNCSMPEANTLNDG from the coding sequence ATGAGGGAACGACGATTTACCATTGGTAGGGGAAGTTCGTGCGACATTGTTTTGGCGGATGCCACCGTGAGCCGACTCCATGCCACATTAACCCTTTTAGAAGGGGGGCGTTTGTTGCTCACTGATTGCCATAGTGCAAATGGAACCAAGGTTTTTTTGAAAGGGAGTCCGGTTAAAATTACCCATGAGTTGGTTTTGCCCGGAGACTCGGTGCAGTTTGGAGATATTGTTTGGGAGGTGAACGATATGCTCAAGGCACTCTGGCTTAAAAACCCAACGTTTGATCCCGCAAATTATAGTCATCCTTCCGAGTTGTTGCGCGAAGGATATAATCCGACACAACTAAAAGGCGTTCTGTCGGTTTGTAAAGCTTGTTTTTACCTAAAGCCGAAAGGCGAAACATGTCCAAATTGTTCAATGCCAGAGGCAAACACGTTAAATGATGGTTGA
- a CDS encoding endonuclease, with the protein MKNRLTFIGLCLLCLPLSIFAQTSDLFISEYVEGTSNNKAIEIYNGTGVAVDLSMYVVETYATSANYSLALSGMLSNNAAIVISNPGASFVNQPYVTFTSDITFYNGDDAIVLKKNGFVIDSFGQKGFDPGVNWSSNGVSTSEQTLRRKSGICMGDPNPDDAFDPSIEWESFPQNTFDGLGSHTVTGCNGSVNPTCPIPPNVQVNNVTASGATLSWGVVAEATSGYIVGFKASSTPTYTQQTTTSTQVSWTTLSSGTLYQYQLQSDCGNGNRSAVVSGSFQTVTLGTKAVIRLRDPFGLYMNDQKMSHIFQEADGQTTIPIEIVSAGTLAFNVTFTVNQGTATQGVDYTVGSLSIPAGTAGTIQLPISLVQDGDNSEGVEYVNMSLNATEATIQTPNNFTLWIKDAPIPTQKLFAGSYGETLKLSVRDAFACPNDGISYDTARSLMYRFVDPFNQKVCGFYDNYCLNVPFGTNGNTVVTGGGMNAEHIWPQSMGADNEPMRSDMHHLRPTLSGVNSARSNYPFAELPDVASSWYQGTASQSAVPANPDLWSQRYDSEWEPRKAVRGDVSRAAFYFYTMYPAAASTFFNNSRDAIIKWMDMDPVDEMEYDRSLRVAAFQCYMPNPIILDPTIMGRILNLATAHEEEGAPLTSRAFTLSETYPNPANRFVHIAYHLSEPAQVRFALYDVLGRKVVEVEEGMQMKGNYQSTMNTAEIPSGRYVLQADNGQVRFTKLITVVN; encoded by the coding sequence ATGAAAAATAGACTAACCTTTATAGGTCTTTGTTTGCTCTGTTTACCACTTTCGATATTTGCACAGACAAGTGATCTTTTTATATCGGAATATGTAGAAGGTACGAGCAATAATAAGGCCATAGAGATCTATAATGGCACAGGTGTTGCAGTAGATCTAAGCATGTACGTGGTGGAAACCTATGCCACATCTGCAAACTACAGTTTAGCCCTTTCTGGGATGTTGTCAAACAATGCTGCTATTGTCATTTCAAATCCGGGCGCCAGTTTTGTAAACCAACCTTATGTAACGTTTACAAGCGATATCACCTTTTATAATGGTGATGACGCCATTGTTCTGAAAAAAAATGGCTTTGTGATAGATTCCTTCGGCCAAAAAGGATTTGATCCGGGGGTTAATTGGAGCAGCAATGGCGTAAGTACCTCGGAGCAGACCCTCCGCCGCAAGTCCGGGATTTGTATGGGAGACCCGAATCCCGATGACGCCTTTGATCCATCAATAGAGTGGGAGAGCTTCCCTCAAAACACATTCGATGGCTTGGGGAGCCACACCGTTACAGGATGTAATGGTTCTGTAAATCCGACTTGCCCTATTCCCCCCAATGTTCAGGTAAACAACGTGACCGCGAGTGGCGCAACACTGTCTTGGGGCGTGGTTGCGGAAGCCACAAGTGGCTATATAGTTGGGTTTAAAGCAAGTAGCACGCCTACCTATACCCAGCAAACCACGACTTCTACACAAGTTTCATGGACAACCCTTTCATCTGGAACCTTGTATCAATACCAATTGCAATCGGATTGCGGAAATGGAAACCGGTCTGCGGTTGTTTCTGGTTCCTTCCAAACCGTTACTTTAGGGACAAAAGCGGTCATTCGGTTGCGCGATCCTTTTGGTTTGTACATGAATGACCAAAAGATGAGCCATATTTTTCAAGAAGCAGATGGACAAACGACCATCCCGATAGAGATTGTATCGGCGGGTACATTGGCCTTTAACGTGACGTTTACGGTGAATCAGGGCACGGCTACGCAAGGTGTGGACTACACCGTAGGAAGTTTGTCAATCCCTGCGGGAACTGCTGGAACCATTCAGCTCCCGATAAGCCTTGTCCAAGACGGGGACAATTCGGAGGGCGTTGAATATGTCAATATGTCGTTAAACGCAACAGAAGCGACGATTCAAACGCCTAACAATTTCACCTTGTGGATCAAAGATGCGCCGATACCAACCCAGAAGCTTTTTGCGGGATCCTATGGCGAGACCCTTAAACTCTCGGTAAGGGATGCTTTTGCCTGCCCCAATGATGGTATTTCGTATGATACCGCTCGGTCGTTGATGTATCGTTTTGTGGATCCATTTAATCAAAAAGTCTGCGGGTTTTATGATAACTATTGTCTGAATGTGCCTTTTGGAACCAATGGAAACACCGTAGTAACGGGTGGAGGGATGAATGCTGAACACATTTGGCCACAAAGTATGGGGGCGGATAACGAACCGATGAGGAGTGATATGCACCATTTGCGCCCAACGCTTAGCGGGGTTAACTCGGCACGAAGCAATTACCCCTTTGCGGAATTGCCAGATGTGGCCTCTTCGTGGTATCAAGGGACGGCCTCGCAATCAGCCGTACCCGCCAATCCCGACTTATGGAGCCAGCGGTATGACTCGGAATGGGAGCCGCGCAAAGCCGTTAGGGGAGATGTATCGCGGGCTGCATTTTATTTTTATACCATGTATCCGGCGGCGGCCTCCACGTTTTTCAACAATAGCCGAGACGCCATAATCAAATGGATGGACATGGATCCCGTGGATGAAATGGAGTATGATCGTTCCCTTCGCGTTGCCGCATTCCAATGTTATATGCCGAATCCAATCATTTTGGATCCTACCATTATGGGGCGTATTTTAAACTTGGCGACTGCCCATGAGGAAGAAGGCGCACCGCTAACAAGCCGAGCCTTTACACTTTCGGAGACCTATCCAAATCCTGCAAACCGATTTGTACACATTGCCTACCACTTGTCCGAGCCTGCGCAAGTTCGCTTTGCCTTATATGATGTCTTGGGTAGAAAAGTTGTGGAGGTGGAAGAAGGAATGCAAATGAAAGGAAACTATCAAAGTACGATGAATACGGCGGAAATACCTTCTGGCCGGTATGTCCTTCAAGCGGATAATGGTCAAGTCCGGTTCACCAAGTTAATAACGGTTGTGAATTAA
- a CDS encoding serine/threonine-protein phosphatase has protein sequence MKYLTASITNAGGRKVNQDFAQFATVPPDGICWVVADGLGGHGGGEVAAETAVLKILETFAQTPQPTQETITMCILAAQEAILKKQETEDHLKRMRTTLVMMVGDRQKVQWAHIGDSRLYCFRAGGLLEFTLDHSVPQALVDAGSISPADIRTHEDRNRILRSLGNQNDLRPTIRPERFDVQSGDAFLMCTDGFWEYVHEIEMQADLAKSVSPEEWLRWMEDRILARVKGENDNYTATAVMVA, from the coding sequence ATGAAATATTTAACCGCCTCGATAACAAATGCGGGAGGACGAAAAGTCAACCAAGATTTTGCACAATTTGCCACAGTGCCGCCTGATGGTATCTGCTGGGTTGTTGCTGACGGATTGGGCGGCCATGGAGGAGGCGAGGTGGCGGCGGAAACTGCCGTCCTTAAAATATTAGAAACTTTTGCACAAACCCCACAACCTACACAAGAAACTATTACAATGTGCATTTTGGCCGCGCAAGAGGCGATACTCAAAAAGCAGGAAACGGAAGATCATCTAAAAAGAATGAGGACGACGTTGGTCATGATGGTAGGAGATCGCCAAAAAGTACAATGGGCGCACATTGGAGACTCCCGTCTATATTGTTTTCGCGCCGGTGGGTTGCTAGAATTTACCTTAGATCACAGTGTGCCGCAAGCCTTGGTAGATGCTGGTTCCATTTCTCCGGCCGACATCCGCACACATGAAGACCGAAATCGTATTTTGCGCTCGCTCGGCAACCAGAATGACTTGAGGCCCACCATCCGGCCAGAACGGTTTGACGTCCAGTCAGGCGATGCTTTTTTAATGTGTACCGATGGGTTTTGGGAATATGTTCACGAAATCGAAATGCAGGCTGATTTGGCCAAAAGCGTCTCGCCAGAGGAATGGTTGAGGTGGATGGAAGACCGAATTTTAGCAAGGGTAAAAGGGGAAAATGACAATTATACCGCTACTGCGGTTATGGTTGCCTGA
- a CDS encoding protein kinase: MVDVPVAGLCPGCFTPKGTAAVCPLCGFDERVQDSHSRLPYWTLLQGQYVLGRILGKPGGFGITYLGYDQHLNLKLAIKEFFPPHLVLRAHDRRNVVADSPANESVFREGLVGFLKEARTLARFDHTNVVRVRNYFEANGTAYLVMDYYDGFNLSEVMSKRGVFAEKEAIKLMIPVLDGLRTVHQNGILHRDIKPENVYLAGGNRPLLLDFGAARAAVGAKSQNMTMVLTPGFAPIEQYASNARQGPYSDIYAVGATLYYLTTGRVPTEATSRVGQETIVPPKSWQSGLSEAFNRVVLRAMALKAEERPQTAQEMLDQLFDLLEDKQENASSNHTPKSTDGAPGRLMTCPGCESVNRLPEGAVIDQVCCGQCGEVLLPRPYLYVTCSNCSNINKVPGTPRPQKAWCGACKSVLWAK; this comes from the coding sequence ATGGTTGACGTTCCCGTAGCAGGTTTATGTCCGGGTTGTTTTACCCCCAAAGGCACTGCCGCCGTTTGCCCGCTTTGTGGGTTTGACGAGCGGGTACAGGACAGTCATTCGCGACTGCCCTATTGGACGTTATTACAAGGTCAATATGTTTTGGGAAGGATTTTGGGTAAGCCGGGTGGATTTGGGATTACCTACCTGGGTTACGACCAACATTTAAACCTCAAATTGGCCATAAAAGAATTTTTCCCACCACATTTGGTGTTGCGTGCGCATGATCGTCGGAATGTAGTGGCAGACTCTCCCGCAAATGAATCTGTTTTTCGTGAGGGGCTTGTGGGATTTCTGAAAGAAGCCCGAACATTGGCCCGTTTTGACCATACGAATGTTGTTCGGGTGCGCAATTATTTTGAAGCGAATGGTACGGCCTATTTGGTGATGGATTACTACGACGGGTTTAACCTAAGTGAAGTTATGTCCAAAAGAGGTGTTTTTGCGGAAAAAGAGGCCATTAAGTTGATGATTCCTGTTTTGGATGGGTTAAGGACTGTACACCAAAACGGGATTTTGCACCGAGACATTAAGCCGGAAAACGTCTATTTGGCCGGCGGGAATAGGCCATTGCTCCTTGATTTTGGCGCGGCGCGTGCTGCCGTTGGAGCGAAAAGCCAAAACATGACGATGGTCCTAACGCCGGGTTTTGCGCCCATCGAGCAATATGCAAGCAATGCAAGACAAGGGCCTTACTCTGATATTTATGCCGTTGGTGCTACCCTTTATTACCTAACAACGGGGCGCGTACCTACGGAAGCAACCAGCCGCGTGGGGCAAGAAACCATCGTACCCCCCAAGTCTTGGCAATCGGGTTTGTCCGAGGCGTTTAATAGGGTGGTGTTGCGTGCAATGGCCTTAAAAGCAGAAGAACGTCCGCAAACGGCACAGGAAATGCTGGATCAATTATTTGATCTTCTGGAAGATAAACAAGAAAACGCATCATCCAACCATACTCCCAAAAGCACAGACGGTGCTCCGGGTCGGCTTATGACGTGTCCCGGATGTGAGTCGGTAAATCGTCTCCCAGAAGGGGCGGTTATAGACCAAGTATGCTGTGGGCAATGCGGCGAGGTATTACTCCCAAGACCTTATTTATACGTGACTTGCTCAAACTGTAGCAACATAAACAAAGTACCGGGTACGCCAAGGCCGCAGAAAGCGTGGTGCGGTGCATGTAAGTCAGTATTGTGGGCGAAATGA